A window of the Gossypium arboreum isolate Shixiya-1 chromosome 2, ASM2569848v2, whole genome shotgun sequence genome harbors these coding sequences:
- the LOC108467098 gene encoding probable pyridoxal 5'-phosphate synthase subunit PDX1, which yields MDGTGVVAVYGNGAMTETHNKSTFSVKVGLAQMLRGGVIMDVVTPEQARIAEEAGACAVMALERVPADIRAQGGVARMSDPQLIKEIKQAVTIPVMAKARIGHFVEAQILEAIGIDYVDESEVLTPADEENHINKHNFRIPFVCGCRNLGEALRRIREGAAMIRTKGEAGTGNIIEAVRHVRSVMGDIRVLRNMDDDEVFSFAKKIQSPYDLVMQTKQLGRLPVVHFAAGGVATPADAALMMQLGCDGVFVGSGVFKSGDPARRARAIVQAVTHYSDPEVLAEVSCGLGEAMVGINLNDKNVERFAARSD from the coding sequence ATGGATGGAACTGGGGTTGTTGCGGTCTATGGAAATGGAGCAATGACCGAAACTCATAACAAATCCACTTTCTCAGTGAAAGTGGGGTTAGCCCAAATGCTTCGAGGAGGTGTTATAATGGATGTTGTCACCCCTGAACAAGCTCGTATCGCTGAAGAAGCCGGAGCTTGTGCCGTTATGGCTCTTGAACGAGTCCCGGCTGATATCCGGGCCCAGGGCGGTGTGGCTCGAATGAGTGACCCACAACTCATTAAGGAAATTAAGCAAGCTGTTACTATCCCTGTCATGGCTAAGGCTCGTATTGGTCATTTCGTTGAAGCCCAAATCCTTGAAGCCATTGGTATTGATTATGTTGATGAAAGTGAAGTTCTTACACCCGCCGACGAAGAGAACCATATCAACAAACATAACTTTAGGATCCCTTTCGTTTGTGGGTGTCGGAATTTAGGTGAAGCACTTCGGAGGATCCGAGAAGGTGCTGCTATGATCCGAACCAAAGGTGAAGCTGGGACTGGTAACATTATCGAGGCCGTTAGGCATGTTAGGTCCGTGATGGGGGATATTAGGGTGCTAAGGAACATGGATGATGACGAAGTTTTCAGCTTCGCAAAGAAAATTCAATCTCCTTACGATTTGGTCATGCAGACGAAGCAGCTTGGGAGGTTACCGGTGGTTCACTTCGCCGCCGGAGGTGTAGCGACGCCGGCTGATGCTGCGTTGATGATGCAGTTGGGCTGTGATGGTGTCTTCGTCGGGTCTGGGGTTTTCAAGAGTGGTGACCCTGCTAGACGTGCTCGGGCTATTGTTCAAGCCGTCACTCATTATAGTGACCCGGAAGTCCTTGCTGAAGTTAGCTGTGGGCTTGGTGAGGCTATGGTTGGTATCAATTTGAATGATAAGAATGTCGAGCGGTTCGCTGCTCGGTCTGATTAG